One window of Sulfurospirillum sp. 1612 genomic DNA carries:
- a CDS encoding DMT family transporter encodes MIINSNQKKAYLFGLLSVLLWSTVASAFKLSLAYFTPTQLLFYSVGASIVMLFMIILKEKKLPLLRQYPKTAYLRASLLGVLNPFLYYLVLFKAYDLLPAQEAQPINYTWALTLSYLSFFILKHKLSIYDFLAGIICYFGVLVISTHGELLSFQFSSAQGVILAFLSTILWAFYWIFNTKSRLDPVVGLFISFVSGFVLIILYMILSSHALIFDWYGFLGSIYVGFFEMGVTYVFWLKAMKLTTNSSKIANLIFISPFVSLVFIHFFVGETIYWSTFVGLILIVAGLLVQQKKPRKTL; translated from the coding sequence ATGATAATAAACTCGAATCAGAAAAAAGCATATCTTTTCGGACTCCTCTCTGTATTGTTGTGGTCAACGGTCGCGAGTGCCTTTAAATTATCGCTTGCTTACTTTACTCCGACACAATTGTTGTTTTATTCAGTTGGGGCTTCTATTGTGATGCTTTTTATGATTATACTCAAAGAAAAAAAGCTACCTTTACTGCGCCAATATCCAAAAACTGCTTATTTGCGTGCCTCACTTCTTGGGGTACTTAATCCTTTTTTATATTATTTAGTGTTATTTAAAGCGTATGACCTCCTACCGGCACAAGAGGCACAACCTATCAATTATACGTGGGCTTTGACGTTGAGCTATCTCTCCTTTTTTATATTAAAACACAAACTGAGTATTTATGATTTTTTAGCCGGTATTATTTGTTATTTTGGTGTTTTGGTGATTTCAACACATGGAGAACTTTTGAGCTTTCAGTTTTCATCAGCACAGGGTGTGATTTTGGCTTTTTTATCGACAATTTTATGGGCTTTTTATTGGATTTTTAATACCAAATCACGTCTTGATCCGGTGGTTGGTCTTTTTATTAGTTTTGTTTCAGGATTTGTTTTAATTATTCTCTATATGATACTTTCGTCTCATGCTTTGATTTTTGATTGGTATGGATTTTTGGGTTCGATTTATGTTGGCTTTTTTGAGATGGGCGTGACATATGTCTTTTGGCTCAAGGCGATGAAGCTCACAACCAACAGTTCAAAAATTGCCAATCTTATTTTTATCTCTCCTTTTGTGTCATTGGTTTTTATACACTTCTTTGTAGGAGAGACAATTTATTGGTCAACTTTTGTAGGATTGATACTAATTGTAGCCGGTTTATTGGTGCAGCAAAAAAAACCAAGAAAAACACTTTGA
- a CDS encoding prephenate dehydratase, which produces MNDKVIAYQGVEGAYSHLACKNTFPKSISIACESFEKAMKLVEMKTADFAMIPVENSTAGRVEEIYRLIPKLSLYIVKEHFEPVNHCLLGTQDARIEDIKYVGSHPQALAQCYKNIIDLDLNAMAKFDTAGSAKEVSEKNDVQYGAIASKLAAKLYNLKILQENFSDLAGNVTRFIILSRDEVIPEFVADKRYITSVIFQVRDIPAALFKALGGFATNGVNLLKLESYSMAGSMQVSRFHIDIDAHPHERRLKLALEELSFFANKIKHLGVYEKNPLRDQYKLLQ; this is translated from the coding sequence ATGAACGATAAAGTGATCGCATATCAAGGTGTCGAGGGAGCGTATTCTCACCTAGCATGCAAAAACACGTTTCCAAAATCTATATCAATCGCTTGTGAGAGTTTTGAAAAGGCGATGAAACTGGTAGAGATGAAAACAGCAGACTTTGCTATGATACCGGTAGAAAACTCCACAGCAGGACGCGTGGAGGAGATTTATCGACTCATACCAAAATTATCACTCTACATTGTAAAAGAACATTTTGAGCCGGTCAACCACTGTCTTTTGGGTACACAAGATGCCAGAATTGAAGATATAAAATATGTAGGTTCACATCCTCAAGCTCTCGCACAATGCTACAAAAATATTATAGATTTAGATTTAAATGCAATGGCTAAATTTGACACGGCCGGTTCGGCAAAAGAGGTCAGTGAAAAGAATGATGTGCAATATGGGGCTATTGCTTCAAAATTAGCAGCAAAACTTTATAATTTAAAAATATTACAAGAAAACTTTTCAGATTTAGCGGGCAATGTGACACGATTTATTATTCTCTCTCGAGATGAAGTGATACCAGAATTTGTAGCAGATAAACGCTATATTACCTCAGTCATATTTCAAGTTAGAGATATCCCTGCTGCCTTATTTAAAGCACTTGGAGGATTTGCCACCAATGGTGTCAACCTACTCAAATTAGAGAGTTACTCAATGGCTGGGTCGATGCAAGTGAGTCGTTTTCATATTGATATTGATGCCCATCCTCATGAAAGAAGATTGAAACTGGCATTAGAAGAGTTATCTTTTTTTGCCAACAAAATCAAGCATCTTGGAGTCTATGAAAAAAATCCATTGCGCGATCAATACAAGCTATTACAATAA